The segment TTCATTTTCATTGTTAACTCATCATGAGTAATATAACCAGAAATATTTAAATTTTTAGTTAATTGACCAGAACAAATAGCCAAATATTTTTTAATAATTTGACCATTTTTAGTAGCATTATGAAGTACGTTTTGTGTCATTTTATTTTTTGGATAAATAATTAAACCCTTAGTTAGTTTATCTAAACGATACTGATGACTAATATTAAATGTTTGCTCACGTTTCTTCTTCGGGTATTTTTGTTGTAAATAATATTTTACCATGTTATCTAAGCAAGAACCATATGGTTGGTGGACAACAATATTATGATCTTTATTAACAATTAAAAAATTATCATCTTCATAAAACAATTCAATTGGTGCTTCTTTAGTAATTTTTTCTGGTTTATAGTTAACAACTAAATTACTTTCATAAATGACTACTAAATCATTTTCTTGTAAGCGATATTTAAAATCAGTAGTAGTTTTATTATTAACTCTGATTTTTTTTGTTCTAAATAAACGATAAATTTTTGACAGTGGTAGTGTTTTAAATACTTTTTTTAAATAATTAATTAAAGTTTGATCAGCATCATTGGGAGTAATTGTTAAGGTAGTCATAATTTCTCCTTTTAATTTTTATTAATAAAACCAGAAATAGTTGCAATTAGATTAGAAAAAGCATGTAAACCAATAGTATATGTAGTATTACCCCGTGTCATTATAAATAATAAGGGTAATATAATACTAAATCCTAAATAACCAATAATATTATTTCAATCACCACTATCCATAACATGCATTGATGGGAAATAAATTAATGAAGCTGCATATGCTAATCAACGATAACGAACAATGGTAAAAGTACCATGACGATATGATATTTCTTCATTAATTGGAGCAATAAAAATAGTACTAAGAACTAAAACAAAAATGCCATACGGACTATTCATTAATAAGTTTAAAACATCTTGATTTTTTGAAGTATTATTACTTGTTAACATATTAAATTCACTAAATTTAGGAATTATGTTGAAAATAATATTTAAAATAGTACCAATAACAGCAAAAATGGTAACTCAAGTTATTAAATCTAATTTTGCTTCTTTTAAAGTAGTAATAATTCTCTCACGTAATGATCTACAAAATACTAATACTAAAATTGATCCTAACAATTGAAATAACTGTTGAATTAAAAATGTAGTAGCAAGCGAAGTTACATCATCATCTTTACCACTAATAACTTTTGTTGCAATAAAAAATAAAAGAACAAATACTACACTAATAAAACCAAATACACTATGACTATAAGCAGCCCACCCGCCTTTTTTAATCATAGCTTCTCAATCAATACCAAGTGAAACAACCAAGCCAAAAATTGGCAATAAACTAAAAATAAAAAGACTAAGAAATGAACTTTGACTAGTATCTTTTACAGCATAAGTTTTGATTAAACTATAAAGAATTGGAATTATAATAAAAGATATAAGATAAATTATTGTTAGAGTTCAACTGGCTGTTTTGAAATTAAAGTTATTGGTGTCATCACAACTAAGGGATTTTGAAGTAAATTTATCAATAAATGATTGTTTTTGTTCATTTTTTTCTAAATTATTACTATTAATGTTATCAGTTTGGTTTACATTAATTCTACGTATGATATCATTGTTGTGAGAAACATTAATTTGATTAGATTTTTTATTAAACATGTATAAGTACTGCACGAAAACTTTCACCCTTTGTTAGTAAAATTAGTATTTAATATTAATTTTTAGTATAACATATAGTGAGAAATCTTGTAATATAATAAACTTGTAATTTTATATTAATTTATTATAATGCAATGCAATATTTATATGTGAAGAGTTTAAAAAGAAAAGGAGGATAGAAAAGAATGCCTAAATACAAGATTAATATTATCGATTTACCATATAATTATGATGCTTTAGAACCTTACATTTCACAAGAAACAATTAAACATCATTATGAAGAACTTCATAAGAAATATTTAACTTCTTTAAAATTAGTGATGGATAAACATCCGAAAGTTTTTTCTGATTATAATCTTGAAACTAAAGGGGAACTAAATCGTTTATTAAGTAATTATTGTAAATTAGAAGATATATGTGAGGATAAAGAAACTTGTAATGTAAAAAAATTACAAAGTAGCATTCGACAATTTGGTGGGGGAGTAATTAATCATAATCTTTTCTTTTCACTATTGGGGAAAAATAAAGGTTTTAATGAAAAATCAGCTATTGGTAAAGCAATCATTAATCGCTTTGAATCTTATGAAAAATTTGAAGCTGCTTTAACAAAAACTGCCATGGATATTTTTGGAAGTGGTTGAGCATGATTAGTAATTGATAATAATGGTACATTAAGACTATACAAAACTTTTAATCAAGACAATCCATGATTCTTGAACATGTACCCATTGATCGCTATTGATGTATGAGAACATGCACATTATCTACAATATAAAAATGAACAAGAGAAATACTTACAAGCATTATTAAAAGTTATCAATTGAGAACAAGTAAATAATAATTATCAAGAGTATTTAAATGAAAAAAATAAAAAATAAGTAAAAAAGAACTCAGTTGAGTTCTTTTTTTTATAATATTATTAATATTAATCTAAGCTAAGTTATTTTTTAGAAGAATTTTTGGAAGAAATAGCAGCAATTCTAGTTTTTTTAATTTCTGCTTTTTTTTCTATTTTGATTTTTTCAACATGTTTTTTAAAACCACATCGATTACAATTCAATTGAATATTTTTTGCTTCTAAAAATTCGGCAATTAAAATAACCCTACCACAACGATGACAAGCAAAAGCATTTTCTGGCTTTTGTGCTAAACGAACAGATGCATATGTATCTTTCATAACTTACTCCTAACTCATATAAAATTAAAGTAATTATCTTTAGTTTTAATACTATACTTAAAACTTATCAAAGGTTAATATTAAAAAATGTATCTAGTTATATACAAAAAAACCTTTAAGTCAAATAAACTTAATAAGAGTTTAAAAAACCAAATACTTAATTAGCCATTATTTTTTAATACTAATTTTATTATAATCATTTTTTTAAAAAAATGTATATTATTATTTATTTATTTTATTTACATTACTAAATTATACTTTTATAAAACAATATTACAATTAAAGTAATAATTCATTTATAATTAATTATGTCTTATTAACAAACCAATTAGGGGAGAAAGTAATATGAGTAACAAAAATAATGATATTAAAATTGAAATAATACAATTAAGAAACCAAATTAAACAATGAAATTATGAATATCATGTTTTAGATGCACCTACCGTTAGTGATGAACTTTATGATAGCGCCTATCATAGATTAGTAAAATTAGAAGAACAATATCCCCAATTTAATAGTAATGATTCTCCAACTAAAACTGTTGGTAATAAACCAATTAATTCTTTAACAAAAATTTTTCACCAACAACCAATGCTAAGTTTGGGTAATGCCTTTAATTATGAAGATTTACTAAAATTTGATCAACAAATTAAAAAAACATTATCAGAAAATAACATTGAATATGTTTGTGAACTAAAAATTGATGGTCTATCAATTTCCATAACTTATGAAAAAGGAGAATTAAAAACTGCTGCTACCAGAGGTGATGGAATTGCTGGTGAAGACATTACCAATAATATTTTGACAATTAAAACAATACCAAAAATAATACCAATTAATTCTAAATTAGAAGTAAGAGGAGAAATATATTTAAGTAAAGAAGAATTTAATCGCATTAATGAAAAACAACAACAACAAAACTTACCACTCTTTGCTAATCCTCGCAATGCTGCAGCTGGTACTATTCGTCAACTTGATATTAATATTGTTAATTCAAGAAAATTAGATGGTTTTCTTTACTATTATATTAATGCTACTAATGATAATATTAAAACCCATGAACAAGCATTATTTACCTTACAAAAATATGGTTTCAAAATTAATGAACAATGACAGTTATGTAAAAATATTGAAGAAGTATGAATTTATATTCAAAAATATGAAAAGTTAAGAAATACATTACCATATGAAATTGATGGTATTGTCATTAAAATTAATGATCTAACCAGTTATGATATGTTAGGAAGAACTAATAAGGCACCAAAATGAGCAATAGCTTATAAATTTCCTGCTGTTACTAGTGTTACTAAACTTTTAGATATATTTCCAACTGTTGGTAGAACAGGAAAAATAACCTATAATGCTAGATTACAACCAGTGATAATTGCTGGTACTACCGTTACTTTTGCCACACTTCATAATGGTGATTATATTATTAATCGTGATTTACGTATTAATGATTTAGTAAGTGTTAAAAAAGCTGGTGATATTATTCCAGAAGTAATTGCACCAATTATTAGTAATCGTCAAATAAACAATATTATTTTTAAAAAAGCTATCCATTGTCCGGTTTGTAAAACAAAATTAGAACAAGTTCCGCCAGAAGTTGATCAATTTTGCATTAATAGTGACTGTCCATCACGAATTCTTAAATCATTAATGCACTTCTGTTCAAGAAATGCTATGGATATTATTGGTTTAAATGAAAAAATATTATTACGTTTTTTAGATTTAAAATGAATTAAAACTATTAGTGATATTTACAATTTAGTTAATTTACGAAAAGAAATACTATCATTACCACGTTTTGGTGAAAAATCTTTCACTAATCTTGCTAATTCAATTATTCTATCAAAACAAAATTCCTTAGAAAGACTTTTATTCGGTTTGGGAATTCGCCATGTTGGTCAAAAAACAGCAATTATTCTTGCAAAAAAATATTTAACTTTAAATAACTTAATGGAAGCAACCTTTGATGATCTAGCTAATACTAATGAAATTGGTCCAACAATCGCTACTAGTGTTATTGATTATTTCCTTAATCCTACTAATCAACAACTAATTAATAACTTGCAAAACTTTAAACTTAACTTTAATTATTTACAAAAAAACCAATCACAAGTATTGAATGGTAAAACTTTTGTCTTAACAGGAACTTTAACTAAAAGTCGTAACGAATTCATTGAATTATTAAATAACTATGGTGCTAAAATTACCAATACTATTAGTAATAATACTTCTTATTTAATTGTTGGAGAAAATCCAGGAAATAAATTAGCACAAGCACGCAAACTTAATGTTAAAATTATTAATGAAGAGCAATTACAAAATTTATTGAAAGAGGTAGCTAAAAATGGATAAAATTGAAAAGAAAATGACAACAAAAATGCTACATGAATTTGCTAACGAACTTATGTTCAATTTAAGCGAAGAACAATGTGAAAATCTTTTACTAGAATTTAAAGCTATTGAAAAACAAATGGAAATTGTAACAAATATCAATACAAATGATATTGAACCTTTAAATTACCCATTTCCTATTATTAATAATTTATTACGTTCCGATAATGTTGGAACTCATTTAACGTCTAAAAGTGTTTTAAATATTGCTCCAGAAGTTGAAAATAATTACATTAGTATTAATCAGGTGATTAATCATGAAAATTAATTACCACCAACTTTCAATTCGTCAACTTCATGAATTATTAAAAACAAAAATACTTACTCCAGATCAATTAACTAAATTAGTATACAAACGATTAGAACAATTCAAAAAATTAAATGCTGTTGTTACTTCACTAGAACAAAATGCCATTAAACAAACAAAATTAATTACTGAACAAGAAATTAATGATAATTTATTAGCAGCAATTCCATTTGTAATGAAAGATAATATTGCTACTATTAATTTCTTAACAACAGGTTCATCAAAAATTCTTGCTAATTTTATTCCTAATTATGACAGTACTGTTAATATGTTATTAACAAATAATAAAGCCATTAATATAGCTAAAACTGCTCTTGATGAACTAGGAATGGGTGGAGATGGTTTATATGCAGCTACTGGTCATGTCTTAAACCCTTGGAATTTAAAACATATCACTGGTGGTAGTTCTAGTGGCAGTGCAGCTTTAGTCGCTGCTGGAATTGTACCATTTGCTTTAGGAACAGATACTGGTGATTCAATACGTAAACCTGCCGCTTATTGTGGTATTGTTGGTTTTAAACCAACGTATGGTTTAATTTCACGAAATGGTGTTTTTCCTTATGCTCCAAGTTTAGACACAGTTGGTATATTTACTAATCATGTCGAAGATATTGCCATTGTCTTGGATAGTATTGTTTTATTTGATGAACAAGACTTTACTAGTGTTCAAAGTAAAGAAAAAAACTATACTAAAAACTTAAATCAAAATATAGAAGGTAAAAATATTGCTATTTTAAATTATAATGATTATCAGTGAAATGATATAGTTAAATCTAGTTTTGATGAAGCAATAAAGCATTTAACTGATGGTGGTGCAAAAGTTCAACAAATTGAATTTAATAAAGAATTATTACAATCTTTATTACCAGTCTATATGATTATTTCTTTTGCTGAAGCAACCAGTTGCCATGCAAATCTAACTGGTATTAATTTTGGTGTTCGTAAAAATGGTAAAAATTATCAAGAAGTTATGACAAATTCACGAACATTTGGTTTCGGTGATATGGTAAAACGCAGATACATTATTGGTGCATATGCTTTATCTGAAAATCATCAAGAAGAATTATTTAACAAAGCTAAAAAAGTAAGAAGATTAATTGTTGAACATTTAAATACTATCTTTAAAAAATATGATGCTTTCATTATTATGCCAAATATTAATCCAGTTCCAAAAATTAAAGATGTATTAGAACAAAAAAAAGTTATTAAAAGTGAACATGATTATTTAGAAGACTTACTACTACTTTCTAACTTAAATGGTGGACCAAGCATTAATATTCCGTTAACTACTGTTAATGGTTTACCGATTGGTTTTAATATTAATGGTGCACCTTTCAATGATCAAGTTATATTGAATATTGCTTCATTTTTAAGTAAAAAAATTAATTTTAATAATAAACTACTAGGTGATGATCATGAATAATAAATATGATGTTGTAATGGGTATTGAAATCCACTGTGAATTAAAAACTAAAACTAAATGTTTTTCCAACGCCGCCAATACTTTTGGTCAAAAACCAAATACTCAAATTAATGCCATTGATTGTGGCTATCCAGGAACATTACCAACAGTTAATCAAGCTGTTATTATAATGGCAATTCAAACATGTACTGCTTTAAAAATGAATATTGATCCACTATTACGTTTTGATCGAAAAAGTTATTTTTATCCCGATTTACCTAAAGGTTATCAAATCACACAATTTTTTCATCCAATTGGTACAAACGGTGAATTACCAATAGTTGTAAATAATGAAGAATTTATTGTTAGCTTTGAACGCTTACATATTGAAGAAGACACAGCAAAACAAATTCATAATAATAAAAAAACATTACTAGACTATAATCGAGCAGGAATTCCCTTATTAGAAATTGTTACTAAACCAATTTTTAACACAAGCGAACAAGTAGTAGCATATATTAATACTCTACGTCAATTATTAATTCATTTACAAGTTAGTTATGCTAAAATGAATGAAGGTTCATTACGATGCGATATTAATATATCGTTAAAACCACATGGTAGTGATACTTTAGGTACCAAAGTTGAAATTAAAAATTTAAATTCTACACATAATATTACTTTAGCAATAAATGATGAAATTAATCGTCAAACTAATATTTTAAATAAAAAACAAAAAATTAATCTTGAAACTAGAAGATTTGATGAAAAAACTAATAAAACCGTTAGCATGCGTAGCAAAGAAAATAAAATTGATTATAAATACTTTCCTGAACCAAATATTTTTCCAATTCAACTAGACGAAAAATGAATCAAAATGATTGCTAAAAATCTTCCTGAATTGCCTAAACAAATAATGGAAAGATTAAAAAAACAATACAATTTACCAATAAAAGATATTAATTTATTAATTGACAAAGTAGAAATATTAACTATTTTTGAACAAACAGTTGCCATTAATAATTTAATATTACCTACGTTTAATTATTTAGTAGGTCCTGTGCAAGCTTATTGTAATATTAATAACACTACTATTAAAAACAGCGAACTTACTGCTAATAATCTATCACAATTAGTTAGTCTAGTTTATGAGCAAAAAATTAATGATAAACAAAGTAAACAGTTATTAAATGCAATTATGATTAATAATGAAAAAAGCCCTACCGATCTTATTAGAACATTAGGTATTACTTTAGTAAGTGATAGTAATGATTTAGAAAAAATATTAATCACAATTTTAAAAGCAAATGAAAACATGATTACTATTTATAAAGTCAATCCAGAAAAAGCATTAAAATTTTTTATGGGTCAATTAATGAAACTAACTAAAGGACAAGCAAATCCACAAGTTTCTAAAGAAATATTAAAAAAATTGATTGAAAACTATAATTAGTTTCAATCAATTTTTAATTATGAATTTTTATATTATACTTTGAATATTTTTATTATAAATTATATACTAATATTTTATTTAAAATCTACATCTTCAATTAAATTTTCTTTAATTACTAAATCATCATTTGTCTTATTAATAATTAATGAATATTTTATTAAAATATTTGTTTTTATTCTTTTAAATAACTTTCTTAATTTTAATTAAAATTATTTGTTGGTCTTAAAAATTGTAATGACATTGTTAAATTATTAACTAATGTTTTATTTGTCAATTCTGGTTTATTTAATTGGATGGTTATTGTTTGATCATTAATATTTCTTTGATTCAAATTTGATTCATTATTTTTTTGTTGTAATTGTTGTATCTTTTCATGTAATTCATTACTTTTTTGTTGTAATGTTTGCATTTGAACATGTAATTCATATTGTTTAATTTCTAAATTAGTAATTTGTTTTTCTAAAGATGCTATTTTAAAATTTGCTTTTTTTGGTATTTCTAAAAGAATTTTAAAATTAGTAAGTTTATTATTTTGATAATCAGCTTTTAATTCTTTTTCTAATTTATCTTTAATATCTTTAATATTTTCTTTTAATTTTGTCTTTTGATTCTCTATCAAGATATTTTTTTGTTTTAACTTCTGCTGTTGTTTTTGTAAAAATTTTATGTCCCTATCAAAAATCTCTTTTCATAAAAGTTTTATTTTACTATTTAAAGTTAGTAAATCGCTTTTTGCTTCTATCAATTTACTATTAAAATAAACTCTAAACCTTAATACTTTTAATAAAATTTTCTTTAAATGTTTTTTAGAAAAATTATCTTTTTCAATTTGTTTATTAATAAATAAATTTAATACTTTTATTTTTTTAAGATATTTTTCATTTATTATTAAATGAAAAATATCTTTATTTTTTTTAAAATTAATA is part of the Spiroplasma endosymbiont of Lasioglossum villosulum genome and harbors:
- the gatB gene encoding Asp-tRNA(Asn)/Glu-tRNA(Gln) amidotransferase subunit GatB, with the protein product MNNKYDVVMGIEIHCELKTKTKCFSNAANTFGQKPNTQINAIDCGYPGTLPTVNQAVIIMAIQTCTALKMNIDPLLRFDRKSYFYPDLPKGYQITQFFHPIGTNGELPIVVNNEEFIVSFERLHIEEDTAKQIHNNKKTLLDYNRAGIPLLEIVTKPIFNTSEQVVAYINTLRQLLIHLQVSYAKMNEGSLRCDINISLKPHGSDTLGTKVEIKNLNSTHNITLAINDEINRQTNILNKKQKINLETRRFDEKTNKTVSMRSKENKIDYKYFPEPNIFPIQLDEKWIKMIAKNLPELPKQIMERLKKQYNLPIKDINLLIDKVEILTIFEQTVAINNLILPTFNYLVGPVQAYCNINNTTIKNSELTANNLSQLVSLVYEQKINDKQSKQLLNAIMINNEKSPTDLIRTLGITLVSDSNDLEKILITILKANENMITIYKVNPEKALKFFMGQLMKLTKGQANPQVSKEILKKLIENYN
- a CDS encoding superoxide dismutase: MPKYKINIIDLPYNYDALEPYISQETIKHHYEELHKKYLTSLKLVMDKHPKVFSDYNLETKGELNRLLSNYCKLEDICEDKETCNVKKLQSSIRQFGGGVINHNLFFSLLGKNKGFNEKSAIGKAIINRFESYEKFEAALTKTAMDIFGSGWAWLVIDNNGTLRLYKTFNQDNPWFLNMYPLIAIDVWEHAHYLQYKNEQEKYLQALLKVINWEQVNNNYQEYLNEKNKK
- a CDS encoding amidase family protein, producing the protein MKINYHQLSIRQLHELLKTKILTPDQLTKLVYKRLEQFKKLNAVVTSLEQNAIKQTKLITEQEINDNLLAAIPFVMKDNIATINFLTTGSSKILANFIPNYDSTVNMLLTNNKAINIAKTALDELGMGGDGLYAATGHVLNPWNLKHITGGSSSGSAALVAAGIVPFALGTDTGDSIRKPAAYCGIVGFKPTYGLISRNGVFPYAPSLDTVGIFTNHVEDIAIVLDSIVLFDEQDFTSVQSKEKNYTKNLNQNIEGKNIAILNYNDYQWNDIVKSSFDEAIKHLTDGGAKVQQIEFNKELLQSLLPVYMIISFAEATSCHANLTGINFGVRKNGKNYQEVMTNSRTFGFGDMVKRRYIIGAYALSENHQEELFNKAKKVRRLIVEHLNTIFKKYDAFIIMPNINPVPKIKDVLEQKKVIKSEHDYLEDLLLLSNLNGGPSINIPLTTVNGLPIGFNINGAPFNDQVILNIASFLSKKINFNNKLLGDDHE
- the ligA gene encoding NAD-dependent DNA ligase LigA, producing MSNKNNDIKIEIIQLRNQIKQWNYEYHVLDAPTVSDELYDSAYHRLVKLEEQYPQFNSNDSPTKTVGNKPINSLTKIFHQQPMLSLGNAFNYEDLLKFDQQIKKTLSENNIEYVCELKIDGLSISITYEKGELKTAATRGDGIAGEDITNNILTIKTIPKIIPINSKLEVRGEIYLSKEEFNRINEKQQQQNLPLFANPRNAAAGTIRQLDINIVNSRKLDGFLYYYINATNDNIKTHEQALFTLQKYGFKINEQWQLCKNIEEVWIYIQKYEKLRNTLPYEIDGIVIKINDLTSYDMLGRTNKAPKWAIAYKFPAVTSVTKLLDIFPTVGRTGKITYNARLQPVIIAGTTVTFATLHNGDYIINRDLRINDLVSVKKAGDIIPEVIAPIISNRQINNIIFKKAIHCPVCKTKLEQVPPEVDQFCINSDCPSRILKSLMHFCSRNAMDIIGLNEKILLRFLDLKWIKTISDIYNLVNLRKEILSLPRFGEKSFTNLANSIILSKQNSLERLLFGLGIRHVGQKTAIILAKKYLTLNNLMEATFDDLANTNEIGPTIATSVIDYFLNPTNQQLINNLQNFKLNFNYLQKNQSQVLNGKTFVLTGTLTKSRNEFIELLNNYGAKITNTISNNTSYLIVGENPGNKLAQARKLNVKIINEEQLQNLLKEVAKNG
- the gatC gene encoding Asp-tRNA(Asn)/Glu-tRNA(Gln) amidotransferase subunit GatC, with protein sequence MDKIEKKMTTKMLHEFANELMFNLSEEQCENLLLEFKAIEKQMEIVTNINTNDIEPLNYPFPIINNLLRSDNVGTHLTSKSVLNIAPEVENNYISINQVINHEN
- a CDS encoding type II CAAX endopeptidase family protein gives rise to the protein MFNKKSNQINVSHNNDIIRRINVNQTDNINSNNLEKNEQKQSFIDKFTSKSLSCDDTNNFNFKTASWTLTIIYLISFIIIPILYSLIKTYAVKDTSQSSFLSLFIFSLLPIFGLVVSLGIDWEAMIKKGGWAAYSHSVFGFISVVFVLLFFIATKVISGKDDDVTSLATTFLIQQLFQLLGSILVLVFCRSLRERIITTLKEAKLDLITWVTIFAVIGTILNIIFNIIPKFSEFNMLTSNNTSKNQDVLNLLMNSPYGIFVLVLSTIFIAPINEEISYRHGTFTIVRYRWLAYAASLIYFPSMHVMDSGDWNNIIGYLGFSIILPLLFIMTRGNTTYTIGLHAFSNLIATISGFINKN
- a CDS encoding RluA family pseudouridine synthase; the protein is MTTLTITPNDADQTLINYLKKVFKTLPLSKIYRLFRTKKIRVNNKTTTDFKYRLQENDLVVIYESNLVVNYKPEKITKEAPIELFYEDDNFLIVNKDHNIVVHQPYGSCLDNMVKYYLQQKYPKKKREQTFNISHQYRLDKLTKGLIIYPKNKMTQNVLHNATKNGQIIKKYLAICSGQLTKNLNISGYITHDELTMKMKFSIEPSEQSKSCSTIFTPIFNTKDFTLVECQLVTGRKHQIRSTLQFLNLPIVGDTKYGSTIVTPNKIALFAYYLSFNDLEEPFTYLNDQNFIIKDLKTDLIKQIKKEKW